Genomic window (Thermincola ferriacetica):
TCAACAGGGTACTGTTTCGGTCCCGGGGCGCTGATAATGAATTCAGCGGCAGTAATGTTCAAATTTAGCCCTCCTGAAGCGCTCTTGCTAAAACCTCATCCATGTGTTCCACCAGGACAAATTCCATTTTAGATTTCACCTTTTGCGGTATTTCCTCTAGGTCTTTTTTATTGTCTTTGGGCAGAATGACAACCTTAATCCCGGCCCGGTGAGCGGCCAGCACTTTTTCTTTTATGCCTCCTACAGGTAAAACCCGGCCCCGTAAAGTTATCTCGCCCGTCATGGCCACTTCGCGTCTGGTCTTCCTCTGCGTCAAAGCCGATGCCAGAGCTGTGGCCATGGTGATACCCGCAGAGGGGCCATCCTTGGGAATAGCGCCTTCCGGCACGTGGATATGGGTGTCGTATTTATCGTAAAAATCCGGGTCTATTTTCAATTCCGAGGCCTTAGACCGAATATAACTGAATGCCGCCTGGGCCGATTCCTTCATCACATCGCCCAGTTTACCCGTCAGGGTGAGCTTACCGGTTCCCTTCATTACGGTTACTTCTACAGCCAGGACATCGCCGCCTGTTTCGGTCCAGGCCAGGCCAGTGGCAATACCCACTTCATCTTCCTTTTCAGCCACGCCAAACCTGTAACTGGGGATGCCCAAAAACTGTTCCAGATTCTGTATGGAAACCTTAACCCGCTTTTGGTTTTTTTGCACAATCTGGCGGGCTGCTTTGCGGCAGATAGCGGCTATTTCCCGTTCCAGGTTACGCACACCGGCTTCCCTGGTGTATTCGCGGATAATTTTCCGGATTACATTTTCTGACATTTGCAGTTGCCCGGCTTTTAACCCATGTTCTTTCAACTGCTTCGGAATTAAGTGGCGCTGAGCAATTTGTACCTTTTCTTCTTCTGTATACCCGGAAATATATATAACTTCCATCCTGTCCAGAAGCGGCCTCGGCACAGGATGCAGGGCATTTGCCGTAGTTATAAACATGACATCGGACAAGTCAAAGGGACTTTCTATATAATGGTCGCTGAAAGAGTTGTTTTGCTCAGGGTCAAGGACTTCCAACAGAGCCGCCGAGGGGTCTCCCCTGAAATCCATACTCATTTTGTCTATTTCATCGAGCAGGAACACTGGATTCCGTGAACCTGCCTGCTTAATGCCCTGAATAATACGGCCCGGCATAGCCCCTACGTAAGTCCTACGATGTCCTCTGATTTCCGCTTCATCACGCACCCCCCCGAGGGACATCCGGACGAAATTTCGTTCCAGAGCCCTGGCAATGGATTTGGCCAGCGAAGTCTTCCCTACACCGGGCGGCCCTACAAAACATAAAATTGGGCCCTTCAGCTTTTTGGCCAGTTTTCTGATGGCTAAATATTCCAGGATACGTTCTTTGACCTTGTCCAAACCATAATGGTCTTCATTTAAGACCTTCTCAGCCTGGTTAATATCAAGCCGGTCCCTGGTTGTCTTCCGCCACGGCAGGGCCAACAACCAATCCAGGTAAGTTCTGATCACTCCTGACTCAGCGGCCATCGGAGGCATTTTATCAAGCCTCTCCACTTCCTTCAGGGCTTTTTCCTCGACTTCCTTCGGCATCCTGGCTTTTTTGATCTTGGCCCTGTATTCTTCTGTTTCGGCTGTTTTCTCATCCTTTTCGCCCAGTTCTTTCTGGATAGCCTTTAACTGTTCCCGGAGATAGTATTCCTTTTGGGTCTTTTCCATCTGCTTGCGGACCCGGAGATTTATCTTTCTTTCCAACTCCAGGATTTCCATCTCCTTGGCCAGTATTTCACAGAGGATCTCCAGTCTCTTCTTGGCTTCTATTGCCTCCAGCACCCTTTGTTTGTCTTCAGTTTTCAGAGCCAGATGAGATACGATAATATCCGCCAGACGACCCGGATCCTCCAGGTTAACCACCGTAATAACAGTCTCCGGCGGTATGCGCTTGCTCATTTTCACATATTGCTCAAACTGGTTGACAAGGCTTCGCATCAATGCTTCTATTTCCGGGGTAACCTCGTGCTGTTCAGCATACTCTTCTATCTCAACCTTAAAATAAGGTTCATGTTCGAGGAATTTAACGACTTTAGCGCGCGCCAAGCCCTCAACAAGAATTCTTATAGTGCCCCCAGGCAGTTTCAATAATTGCTTTACTTCGGCCACAGTACCGGTGTGGTAAATGTCATTTTCTCCCGGTTCATCAGTATGGGCTTCCTTTTGGGTAGCAAGAAAAATAATTCTGTCCTGAACCATGGTTTCCTCGATTGCTTTCACGGACTTTTCCCGGCCAACATCCAAATGTATTACCATATAGGGAAATACCAAAATCCCGCGCAAAGGCAAAAGTGGTAATGTTTTTGTAACCTTCGCTGCATCCGATTGGTCGGTCATAACGGTTCCTCCTTATTGTTCAATACCTGCCTTAATATTATATACTCTCTGGAAAAGCCCTGCAAGTCGTCCGGCTTCAGGGAAACCATCAACCAATAGGAAACCCCGTAACAAAACGGGGCTTCTTAAACAGATAAAGCAGATAACACATCTACCTGGTGATAACTTTCAGGAGCAGACTTGGCGGAAAAAAGGGCTCTGCTAACTATTTCCTGTAAATTTTCTACCCCAATTACCTCTATTCCTTCCATTTCCCTGAAAATCGCCTGGTAGTTATCTTTAGGAATAAATACCGTTGTAGCTCCGGCCTGTTTAGCCGCTTCAACCTTTGCCACTATGCCGCCAACCGGTTTTACTTTCCCCTGGATAGACAGTTCGCCTGTCATCGCCACCTTGTTGTCTACCGGAATGCCTTTAATGGCAGACAAAATGGCTGTAGCTATGGTGACTCCGGCGGAAGGCCCGTCTATAGGGATCCCACCGGGGAAATTCACGTGAATGTCATACTTATTGGGTTCAATTTTAAAAGTATGCCTTAAAACAGTCAGCACATTTTCCACGGAACCCTTGGCCATACTTTTGCGTTTCATCACCTTGGAACCGTTGCCAATCTCTTCTTCTTCCACCATTCCTGTAACAGTCACTTTACCGCGGCCCGCCCCAACTTCAATTGCGCTAACTTCCACCTCAACCAGCATACCCATATTGGGGCCGTAAACAGCTAAACCGTTAACAACACCCACCTGGGGCAGCAAAGGTACTTTTTTCTCAGGCCGGGGCGAATATTGACCACTGTTCACCACCCATTCAATGTCACTAACCTTTATTAACTGCCTGTTGTCAGTCATAGCTATACCGGCGGCAATCTGGACAATATTTACCGCTTCCCGGCCGTTATTGGCATACTTCTTGACCACATCCAGGGCGCCCGGTTCTGCCTCAAAGCCTATTTTCCTGCGCGCATTTTCAGCAATTATGCCAATTTCATCAGGCAGTAGCGCGCGAAAAAACACCTCCAGGCACCGGGACCGGATGGCCGACGGTATCTCGTGCGGCATCCTGGTTGTAGCTCCCACCAGTCGGAAATCAGCCGGTAAACCATTTTGGAAAATATCATGGATATGTACCGGTACGTTCCGGTCTTCTGAGCTGTAATAGGCGCTTTCCAGTATCACTTTCCTGTCTTCTAACACCTTGAGCAACTTATTCATCTGCACGGGGTGCAATTCGCCTATTTCATCAATAAACAGCATACCCCCATGGGCTTTTGTTACAGCGCCCGGTTTGGGCTGCGGTATGCCTGCCTGACCCATAGGCCCGGCCCCCTGGTAAATAGGATCATGCACAGAACCAATTAACGGGTCCGCTATCCCGCGCTCGTCAAACCTGGCCGTAGTAGCGTCAATTTCCACGAACTTGGCATCTTCCTTGAATGGAGAAGCCGGGTTTTTTTTGGCTTCCTCCAGCACCAACCGGGCAGCCGCTGTTTTGCCGACCCCGGGAGGTCCATAAATAATTACATGCTGTGGGTTGGGTCCGCATAAAGCTGCTTTTAGGGCCTTGATGCCTTCCTGCTGGCCTACTATTTCATTAAAAGTGCTCGGTCGGGTTTTCTCTGATAAAGGTTCCGTTAAAGAAATGCGGCGCATTTTCATCAGTTTTTCCATTTCTTTTTTTGATTCTTTCTCAACGGCATGTTTGTTACCCTGTTGGGCCCTTAACAAATTCCAAAAATACAGGCCAATCACAACAGCAAAAAAGATTTGGACAAAGCTCAAAAATCCTCCCAAACCGTTTAAAAAATCCACAATAAAAGCCCCCTCGAAACAATATGTATCATTGACAATTAATAGTATTGCCAGTGTCTTCCCCTTTTATCCTGCCCCCGCCCGGTACCTCCAACACTGTATCAATCGTTGCTCTGTAGCTGCGGTTTGCCGCTGTAGAGGCGAAACAACCGTTGCTCTATAGAAGGCCGCTACACCGGTGAAACAACCGTTGCTCCGAGGCTGCGCCTTCCCAGCTAAGGAGGGGTGGGTAGGGTTCTCCGCTACCAGGGAGCTTGGTGCTGCGAAACCGCAGACAGGCAGGCAGTGTTCCCGAACTCGATGGCTCATAATGATATCCTTAATAGTTAGGCCGCCTCCCGTCCAGGACACTCAACATGAGTTGAGTGCCGGACTTCCCGGCGGCCTTCGCCATCTTCAAACATTCGCGAACCCCCTGCCTGCCCGGCTGCGGTTTCGCGGGCGCAGTCGCTCCCAAACGGTAGCCGGAGAACCCTGCCCACCCCTCCCTTTTGCCGGTAGGCGCTGTTCGGCGAAACAACCGTCGCTTTAAGAAAAACAGTAGATACCGCTATGGAGGTAAAACAACAAGTTGCGACCTGGTGGAGGGCAGGTAGACAGTGTTAACGACAGTGAAGGCTTAAAATCGCTGTTTCCGGTACGGACGCCGGAAACCCGGCCATGAGTCACGGATGACGATTTGGCCGGGTTCAGCGATTTCAACCGTACAGAGTTTACACTGTCTCCACCCGTAACCTTGGAGCAACGGTTGTTTACCTCCATAGCGGTTACAGCAACTCACGGCTGTGGTTTGGCAGCATAAAGCTCCGTGGTAGCGGAGAGCCTACCCATCCCCCAAACAAAAAAGCCACCGGATTCGGTGGCTTTAGTACTAAGCAGTAACTTCTTTTTTCTTTTTTCTATCTACCGTCACGAGAATGGGCGGTTCTTTTTTCAACACAACTTCTTTGGTTATAGTACATTTAGCAATATCATCTCTGGACGGTATGTCATACATAACTTCAAGCATAATATCCTCGATGATGGCCCTGAGCCCCCGCGCGCCCGTATTTCTCTTCATAGCCTCCTGGGCAATTGTCCGGAGGGCATCATCCGTAAATTCCAGCGCGATATTATCCAGTTCAAAGAGTTTCTGATACTGTTTAATCAGCGCATTTCTTGGTTCGGTAAGTATTCTTACCAGAGCGTTTTCATCCAAAGCTTCCAGAGTAACAATTACCGGTAACCGGCCTACAAACTCGGGAATCAAACCAAATTTCAACAAGTCTTCCGGTAATATGTGTTTTAAAATGTCACCGACGTTCTTTTCCTTTTGGCTCTTTATTTCGGCCCCAAAACCAAGGGTCTTTTTGCCAATCCTGTTTTGGATAATCTTTTCTATACCATCGAAGGCGCCGCCACAGATAAACAGGATATTGGTGGTATCCAACTGGATGAATTCCTGATGTGGGTGCTTACGTCCCCCCTGCGGCGGAACGCTTGCCACAGTGCCTTCAAGAATTTTTAGCAGAGCCTGCTGCACACCTTCACCCGAAACATCCCTGGTAATGGAGGGGTTTTCAGACTTGCGGGCAATTTTATCTATCTCGTCAATATAGACGATACCCTTTTCAGCTTTTTCCACATCATAATCCGCTGCCTGAATCAGCTTAAGCAGGATATTTTCTACGTCCTCGCCCACATAGCCTGCCTCGGTAAGGGAAGTGGCATCGGCTATGGCGAAAGGCACGTTCAGCAATCGGGCCAAAGTTTGCGCTAATAATGTTTTACCACTGCCCGTAGGGCCAAGCATGACAATATTGCTCTTCTGGAGCTCGACATCATCGATTTTATTACCCATATTTATTCTCTTGTAGTGGTTGTAAACAGCCACTGCCAACGCCTTTTTGGCAGGTTCCTGACCTATAACGTACTGGTCAAGAATTTCTTTGATTTCCCTGGGCTTGGGAAGTTCACCAATCTCTACGCCGATATCTTCGTTTAGTTCCTCTTCGATAATCTCGTTACACAGTTCAATACATTCATCGCAGATATAAACTCCCGGCCCGGCCACCAGTTTTTTAACCTGGTCCTGTAACTTGCCGCAAAAAGAGCATTTTAGTTGCCCTTTATCATCACTGAACTTATACATAAGATTTCACCTCTTGTTCCTTACTTCCTGACCGAGATCACCTCGTCGACAATGCCGTATTTCCGGGCCTCTTCCGCAGACATAAAGAAATCTCTTTCCGTATCTCTGGCAATTACTTCCACAGGTTGGCCCGTATGCTTCGCCAGGAGTTCATTTAAAACAGATTTCATACGCAGAATTTCCTTGGCATGGATATCAATATCCGTCGCCTGTCCCTGAACACCGCCCAGCGGCTGGTGGATCATAATCCTGGTATAGGGCAAGGCATATCTTTTCCCTTTCGTCCCGGCAGCCAATAAGAAGGAACCCATACTGGCAGCCTGACCCATACAAATAGTTGAAACGTCCGGCTTAATATACTGCATGGTATCGTAGATAGCCATACCTGCTGTAACTACTCCACCGGGGGAGTTGATGTAAATATGAATGTCCTTATCAGGATCTTCTGCTTCCAGGAATAACATCTGGGCGATTACCAGATTGGCAACCATATCATCTATTGGCCCACCGATAAAAATTATACGGTCTTTTAACAACCGGGAATAAATATCGTAAGCCCGTTCACCACGGTTGGTTTGCTCTACTACTATAGGAACTAAATTCATATATAGGACACCTCACTTTAATTATACACTTGTTAATAATTTTATGCAAAAATTCTCTTTGCCCTTAAATATTTTATTTAATCGTTGCATGGTCCACCAAAAACTGGACAGTTTTATTGATGGCAATTGACTGTTTAAGCGCTTCCATATTTCCCTGGTTTTCAATAAAGGTTCTCATTAATCCTGGCTCTGCGTTATATTGAGCAGCCATTGTTTTAATTTCCTCTTCAAGGTCTTCTTCTGTTGGTTCAATATTTTCTTTTTTCGCTATTGCTTCTAAAACCAAAGTGGCTTTTACTCTATTTTCAGCATCCGGGCGATGCTGTTCCCTGAGAGCCTCCATGTTTGAATTGGTAAACTTCAGATATTCTTCCAGGCTCAATCCCTGCAAAGATAAACGTTGGGCAAGACTTTGAATCATAGAATCAATTCTCTGCTCAACCATTATATTAGGTATCTCTACTTCGGCATTTTCCACCGCTTTGGCCACCAACAGGTCCTTCATTTCATGTTCTGCTTTTTGTTCGGCAGCTTCTTTTAGTTTATTCGAAATATCCTTCTTTAATTCCTCAAGGGTTTCAAACTCGCTGACATCTTTGGCCAATTCATCGTCTATGGCTGCAAGTTGTTTCCTCTTGATTGCCTTAACCTCTACTTTGAAGACGGCATCCTTGCCAGCAAGATCAGCAGCATGGTAATTCTCAGGGAAAGTTACTTTGATTTCCCTGGTTTCGCCAACCTTCGCCCCTACCAGTTGGTCTTCGAAGCCGGGAATAAAGGTGCCGGAACCCAGCTCCAGAGAATAGTCTTTGCCGCTTCCTCCCTGAAAAGCAACGCCGTCAACAAACCCTTCGAAATCAATGACGACAGTGTCATGAAGTTGGGCCTCTCCATCTTCAACATTAATAATCTGGGCATGGCGCTGACGGAGTTTCTCCAGCTCCTGTTCAATATCTTCATCGGTGATGCTGACTTCCGGCTTTTTAACCTCGAGGCCTTTGTACTCCCCAAGCTTAACCTCCGGTTTGACTTCGACTTTTGCTTTAAAAATAAGAGGTTTTTCGTCCCCAATCTGAACAACCTCAATATTCGGTTTATCAATGGGCTCAATTTTTGTTTCTTTTACGGCGTCAAAGTATGCCTCCGGTACTATGTACTCTAATGCCTCATCATATAAATATTCCTTGCCCACTTTTCTTTCAACCAAAACTCTTGGAGCTTTGCCCTTCCTAAAGCCTGGGATAGACACCTTAGAAGCCACTTTTTTAAAGGCCTTTTCCATAGCTTGGGCGAATTTTTCCTGCTCTACTTCAATTTCGAGGTTAACGAGATTCTTCTCTATCTTCTCCATGTTTACTTTCATTTATGCTCCTCCTTAGACCTTTATTAATAATATGTAAAACAAAATTCAATAAGTGTCATTATAGTCTAGCCAGTATCTGCTAATTGTAACCGTTGGTAAAACCATCTTAACATTATTCAACAATACATTCGGGTTTCCTGCATTTTTTTAAAAAATGTTAAGATATTAAAATACCCCGGCAGGTGAAGTAAATCACTACCGAGGTCTTATCGACAACGAAAAATTTGTTGAAACCCCAAATCCTGCAGTTTATTACAAGTCAGCTTCAACCGATGTGGGTAGCTGATTTCAATTTAAACAACTCAAAATGATAAAAATAATGGAGCGGAAGACGGGATTCGAACCCGCGACCCTCGCCTTGGCAAGGCGATGCTCTACCACTGAGCCACTTCCGCATAAGTTATCGGTTATTCATAATTGAAATTTTATCCTAAAATATCAGGCTTGTCAATTTTTACAGCGCAATTTTTCGGCATAAATGAACAAAGCTTCAGCAAGTTTCAATTGGCATTAATTTAAGGTACCCAAATTTTGGTGCGGATGGAGGGACTTGAACCCCCACGGTTTCCCGCCAGATCCTAAGTCTGGTGCGTCTGCCAATTCCGCCACATCCGCACATCTTGGCCCTAACGCATAAATGATTCTAACATAGCTTTAAGGGGATGTCAAGGATACTCCGCAATTACCTTTAAGGCTTCAAATACCTTACTTCAAAATGAGACACGACTATCGGTTTTCTGTACCAAAAAACCTTCGGAAAATCACTTCCGAAGGTTCAATTTCTAAATGGTGAGCCATGCTGGACTCGAACCAGCGACACCCTGATTAAAAGTCAGGTGCTCTACCAACTGAGCTAATGGCTCATAAATGGCTGGGGCGGCTGGACTCGAACCAACGCATGCGGGAGTCAAAGTCCCGTGCCTTACCAACTTGGCTACGCCCCAACAACGAAACAATTGACAATTAAAATACCCTCAAACAAACCTCTATTAAACAATTGTCAATTGTACATTGTCAATTGTCAATTAACAACTTTGGGGTGGCTGATGGGATTCGAACCCACGAATGCAGGAGCCACAATCCTGTGTCTTGAACCGCTTGACTACAGCCACCATAAATTAACCCCAATGGCGCGCCTAGGAGGATTCGAACCTCCGGCACACGGATTAGAAGTCCGTTGCTCTATCCACTGAGCTATAGGCGCATGTAACAGAAGATAGGTTTTTGAAAATTAATGGAGCGGGTGATGGGAATCGAACCCACGCGACTAGCTTGGAAGGCTAGGGCTCTACCATTGAGCTACACCCGCATAATCTAATTGTATTTAGCTGGTCGGGATGGAGGGATTTGAACCCCCGACCCCTTGCTCCCAAGGCAAGTGCGCTACCAAGCTGCGCTACATCCCGCCGGACCTGACAATGAAAATGCATCGCTCCGTGACTTCACTGCAAATCAGCAGTGCAATGAATAGTATAACGCAAATTGTCTGAAGCGTCAACACTTTTTAAAAGGAATGTTTTTGCAATAAAAACATTTAATAACTGTTAGCTTATTCTCTCTCGGATATACTTGTCCTGTATACTGTTTTCTTATTTTAGTAATTTACATAGCTTGGTATACGCCTATTGCGTTTTATTATTATAACATATTAAAAATAAATCCTCAACAACCTATATATTTATCCGGAAATCTCTTTAATATACGGTTGCAGTCCATAATTTTTTAATTCAACTATCCCGTAAGTCCTGGTATTGCCCCGCCTGGGTTTGGCAATACTGCCGGGGTTAAATATGAAAGCGCTCCCCACGGGTAAAACTTCCGGAATATGGGTGTGGCCGTATACGATAAGGTCGTAATTACCTTTTTTGATTTTTTCAATCAAACGGTCGTTGCCGCTTTTTACATTATAGCTGTGGCCATGTGTCAACAATATCTTACGGCCCGCAACTTCGATAACCTCCTCATCAGGACCGTTGACATGCCAGTCACAGTTGCCTGCCACAGCATAAACGGGTATGGTTAATTCTTTTGCCAGGTCCAGAGCGTCTTTATAGTGGTCGCCGGCGTGCAATAACAGGTCGATTTCCCGCATCTCCTTAACAGCATCCCTGAGGAAGTCCATCCGCCCATGGCTGTCACTGACTACCCCAATCCGCATGTTTCCTTCTCAATCCTTTCCTTAAGGTCAAGCAAAATGCTTTTTGCCTTTTCCAGCGCCCTGGCCCGGTGGCTGATTCTGTTTTTTACTTCCAAATCCAACTGAGCAAAGGTTTTATCATATTCAGGCAGGTAAAACAATGGATCGTAGCCAAACCCCTTGTCCCCCGCCATCTCAAATCCAATAAAACCTTCACAGTTTCCTTCAGTAGTATAAATATCTCCCCATGGAGTAGCTATTGCAATAACACACCTGAACCTGGCCTTTCTCTGCTCCATTGGCAGGCCGTGTAAAAGGCGCAGCAGCTTGTGGTTATTTTCCGTATCGTTTTTATTCTCCCCGGCAAAACGGGCCGAATAGACTCCCGGGGCGCCGTTTAAATAGTCCACTTCCAGGCCGGAATCATCGGCCACAGCTACCAGATTAGTATATTCTGCCACTTCCCTGGCTTTTTTCACGGCATTTTCCTCAAAGGTTTGGCCGTTTTCAGCAACGTCGGGCATTTCCGGAAAATCTTGAAAAGACAGCACCTTTATCCCTTCAATACCGGCCAGCATTGCTTCTAATTCCCTAACCTTACCTTGATTCCGTGTTGCCAACACAACCTTCATAAACCTATCTCTCCTCATTTTATTTAGGCGCCAGATAAAAGGTTACTCTCCCAGGACTTCCATCTGTGCCTGTATAAGCTGTTGAATTCCCTTTCCGGCCATCTCCAGAAACTTCTCCAACTCCTCTCTGTCAAAGGGACTACCTTCCGCTGTTCCCTGTATTTCTAAAAATTTACCGCCTCTGGTCATGACCACATTCATGTCTACCTCAGCGACACTGTCTTCACTGAAAGCCAGGTCCAGTAAAATTTCCCCGTTTACTTTTCCTACGCTGACAGCCGCCATATAATCAAGCACCGGAAATTTTTCCAATACTCCCTGGTCAACCTGATGTCGCAAAGCATCTACCAATGCCACAAAAGCACCTGTGATGGAAGCTGTTCGCGTTCCTCCGTCGGCCTGGATTACATCACAATCAACGGTAACAGTACGTTCACCAAGGGCTTCCAGGTCAACCACAGCCCGGAGGGACCTACCAATTAAGCGTTGAATTTCATAAGTGCGCCCGCCTATTTTCCCTTTGGCAGCTTCCCTGGGGATGCGCGTCGCAGCCGACCGGGGCAGCATACCATATTCGGCCGTAATCCAACCTTTTCCCTCGCCCTTCATGAAAGGCGGCACTTTATCCTCTACCGTAGCGGTGCAAATCACCTTAGTATCGCCCATTTCTATGAGAACAGAACCTTCTGCATGCTTTATATAATGCCTGGTTATTTTAACGGGCCTTAACTGGTCATTAGCTCTACCGTCATTTCGTTCCATATCGGTAACCTCCCATTGTATTTTTTGTAAACCCTCAATGTTTTTATTTCATTTGTGCATTTTCTTCTTTTGTGTTTTCAATAGTAAAAACCTTACCTTCGCCCGCCAGCTCAACACGGTCGAAAACTGCCAAAGCCTCTGCCCGTATCCGCACCGGGTCATATTCAGGCCAGAAATGTGTTAAAACTAACCGGCTCGTTCCCGTTTCATTAGCAAGCTGAGCAGCCTGTCTAACGGTAAGGTGTCCTATCTCCGCATACTTTTTATCCTGTTCTAAGACACTGGCCTCAGCAACCAGCAGATTGCAACCCCTGAAAAAGTCCACCAATCCGGGAAAATATCGTGTATCCGCCGTATAGCCAAATTTCAGGTTTCCTTCCGCCGCCGTCAAGCCATAGGTCTCTAAAGCGTGTTCTGTCCGTATAAACCTGAAAACAAGGTCTTTAATGACAATACTGTTTCCCGGTTCAATTTTAAAAATTTGGAAAACATCGGCATACCGGTTCAGTTGTTGGTATATCTTTTCAGGAGTACCCGGAATATACAAAGGCAATAGACCCCGCCTGGACCCGTCCCTCGTTGCTCCCATCACCGCATGCCGGAGACAGAACAGGTCCAGGTAGTGGTCCGGATGGAAGTGAGAGATTATCACCGCATCCAAA
Coding sequences:
- a CDS encoding MBL fold metallo-hydrolase, with the translated sequence MKFTVLGCWAPYQKAGGACSGYLLQSENTNVLLDCGNGVFANLQRYINFRHLDAVIISHFHPDHYLDLFCLRHAVMGATRDGSRRGLLPLYIPGTPEKIYQQLNRYADVFQIFKIEPGNSIVIKDLVFRFIRTEHALETYGLTAAEGNLKFGYTADTRYFPGLVDFFRGCNLLVAEASVLEQDKKYAEIGHLTVRQAAQLANETGTSRLVLTHFWPEYDPVRIRAEALAVFDRVELAGEGKVFTIENTKEENAQMK